Proteins encoded together in one Marispirochaeta sp. window:
- a CDS encoding phosphoglycerate dehydrogenase, giving the protein MSKKKILVTLQPSLKELVHRHMERTLAEAGYEMKTRYSWDPLEEAEIKEAAGDVHGFIVGLEKVSPAVMDAAPNLKVVSKYGVGTDNIDIPAAMERGISVSNCPGSNSNAVAEVTVGLMLNLARNVQNLCNDLRNKQFGVYVGSELAGKTVGILGFGNIGRKVASYLKPFGTRTLAYDLYQDRKAAEELGLQFASLEEIFAQADFISVHLPLTKETNHLVDMKLLSTVKPGLFLVNIARGGVVAEEALFQAVQEGLVARAAVDVFEFEPPTGSKLLEDDRFIVTPHIGAGTLEATFNMANMSMENVISVIEGKGNPHPVGGSK; this is encoded by the coding sequence ATGAGTAAAAAGAAGATACTGGTAACCCTTCAGCCCAGTCTGAAGGAATTGGTTCATCGTCACATGGAGCGTACCCTGGCGGAAGCCGGGTATGAGATGAAGACCCGCTACAGTTGGGATCCACTGGAAGAAGCGGAGATAAAAGAGGCTGCAGGCGATGTTCACGGTTTTATCGTAGGCCTCGAAAAAGTTTCCCCCGCAGTAATGGATGCTGCGCCGAACCTGAAGGTGGTCTCCAAGTATGGTGTCGGTACAGATAATATAGATATACCGGCGGCCATGGAACGGGGTATCTCTGTATCCAACTGCCCAGGATCAAACAGCAATGCAGTAGCCGAGGTTACCGTTGGTCTTATGCTGAACCTGGCTAGGAATGTGCAGAATCTCTGTAATGATCTGCGCAATAAACAGTTCGGGGTGTACGTAGGCAGTGAACTGGCTGGTAAAACCGTCGGAATCCTTGGATTTGGCAATATCGGCCGAAAGGTTGCATCCTATCTGAAACCTTTTGGTACCAGAACCCTTGCTTACGATCTTTATCAGGACCGGAAGGCGGCTGAGGAACTGGGGCTTCAGTTTGCGTCACTTGAGGAAATTTTTGCCCAGGCTGATTTTATCTCCGTACATCTACCGCTTACAAAGGAGACTAACCACCTTGTCGACATGAAGCTTTTATCCACTGTCAAACCGGGGCTGTTCCTGGTGAATATTGCCCGGGGCGGAGTCGTAGCGGAAGAGGCTCTTTTTCAGGCGGTACAGGAGGGACTTGTAGCGCGGGCTGCGGTGGATGTGTTCGAATTTGAGCCTCCAACGGGTTCAAAGTTGCTTGAAGATGATCGCTTTATTGTCACTCCCCATATCGGAGCGGGAACACTTGAAGCGACCTTTAATATGGCGAATATGTCCATGGAGAATGTCATATCCGTCATAGAGGGGAAAGGTAATCCTCATCCGGTGGGCGGATCTAAGTAG
- a CDS encoding transposase: MTKVFKGRVLFHTHYNEYFKENIHMFNACDVLAELTQYVPPKRVQLIRRYGLYSSRIKGAWETMPHIAERASTGWRKAHEQQVGPSLPEGFEPQENADLPDESPDAQAYRKAWARLLSKVYEIEGHFCYPGTSGNRPHFTASRMPGRAGAESSDQARKTGAASHGG, translated from the coding sequence ATTACGAAGGTTTTTAAAGGACGGGTGCTGTTTCACACCCATTACAACGAGTATTTCAAGGAAAACATACATATGTTCAATGCCTGCGACGTCCTGGCAGAGCTTACGCAGTATGTCCCTCCGAAGAGAGTGCAGCTGATACGGCGCTACGGATTGTACTCATCCCGCATCAAAGGTGCCTGGGAAACCATGCCACATATTGCAGAACGTGCTTCGACCGGCTGGAGAAAGGCCCATGAGCAGCAGGTAGGTCCTTCCCTTCCTGAAGGATTCGAACCGCAAGAAAATGCTGACCTTCCCGATGAATCGCCTGATGCGCAGGCTTACAGGAAAGCATGGGCCCGCTTGTTGTCGAAGGTCTACGAGATTGAAGGTCATTTCTGTTATCCAGGAACCAGCGGAAATAGACCGCATTTTACGGCATCCAGGATGCCAGGCCGGGCAGGAGCTGAAAGCTCCGACCAGGCTCGTAAAACAGGGGCGGCCTCCCACGGGGGTTGA
- a CDS encoding DAK2 domain-containing protein, producing the protein MAFGIAAVSDLFRSVEKKMQENRDLIIELDSRLGDGDLGLTMTGAFAAAAALSPGDEKDIGKYLAKAGLAMNNAAPSTMGTLMASGFMRGGKALRGVEEIFLDGLRSFFHAFLEGLMERGKSVRGEKTIIDVIGPVSDSFDIEYPDMATALNAALETAEAGPDATKDMLACRGRAAYYQEQSLGHQDPGATAGLFLVQGFAEVFG; encoded by the coding sequence ATGGCGTTTGGTATAGCTGCTGTTTCAGATCTTTTCCGGAGTGTGGAGAAGAAGATGCAGGAAAACAGGGACCTTATTATAGAGCTTGACTCCAGGCTGGGCGACGGAGACCTCGGATTGACTATGACCGGGGCCTTTGCTGCCGCGGCTGCGCTTTCTCCGGGCGATGAGAAAGATATTGGTAAGTATCTTGCAAAAGCTGGGCTTGCCATGAACAATGCGGCTCCGTCTACCATGGGGACTTTAATGGCGAGTGGTTTTATGCGGGGAGGTAAGGCATTGAGAGGGGTCGAAGAGATTTTCCTGGATGGGCTCCGCAGTTTTTTTCATGCCTTTCTCGAGGGGCTCATGGAAAGAGGAAAGTCCGTCCGGGGTGAAAAGACCATAATCGATGTCATCGGACCTGTTTCTGACTCTTTTGATATAGAGTATCCGGACATGGCTACAGCCCTGAACGCAGCCCTTGAGACTGCGGAAGCCGGGCCTGATGCCACAAAAGATATGCTTGCATGCCGCGGCCGGGCTGCCTACTACCAGGAGCAGTCCCTCGGGCATCAGGATCCCGGAGCGACAGCAGGACTGTTTCTTGTTCAGGGATTTGCTGAGGTTTTCGGCTGA
- a CDS encoding dihydroxyacetone kinase subunit DhaK — MKKFLNKPENFVDEMVEGILAAHPDRLKGVPGEPRVIVRTDAPVKGKVALATGGGSGHLPLFLGYVGAGLLDGCAVGGVFQSPSAQQMLEITKTIDSGKGVLYIYGNYGGDIMNFDMAAEMADFEDITVETYVAADDVASASKDNAEKRRGVAGIFYVYKCAGAMADEGADLAEVKRVAEKAGAAVRSMGVLRCHL; from the coding sequence ATGAAAAAATTCCTGAATAAACCGGAAAATTTTGTAGATGAAATGGTTGAGGGGATCCTTGCGGCACATCCGGACAGACTTAAGGGAGTTCCCGGAGAACCCCGGGTCATAGTCCGGACAGATGCCCCTGTAAAGGGTAAGGTTGCCCTGGCCACCGGTGGCGGGTCCGGTCATCTTCCCCTTTTTCTGGGCTATGTCGGAGCAGGTCTGCTGGATGGATGTGCAGTGGGAGGCGTTTTTCAGAGCCCCAGTGCACAGCAGATGCTGGAGATAACTAAAACCATCGACAGCGGAAAAGGCGTCCTTTATATATACGGCAATTATGGCGGGGATATCATGAACTTTGATATGGCTGCCGAGATGGCGGATTTTGAAGATATTACGGTGGAGACTTATGTTGCTGCAGATGATGTAGCCAGTGCATCAAAGGACAATGCCGAAAAGAGGCGGGGAGTTGCAGGCATTTTCTATGTTTACAAATGTGCTGGTGCCATGGCTGATGAGGGTGCTGATCTCGCTGAGGTAAAGCGTGTAGCAGAAAAAGCTGGTGCAGCAGTGCGCAGCATGGGTGTTTTGCGCTGTCACCTGTAA
- a CDS encoding TRAP transporter small permease produces the protein MGKLVDVLKRISDILEKFVGYICMVLVAVMLTVVMVQVTLRAARASVPWSEELSRMLLIWIGMLGAGIAAKNGLHVGVDFLITVLPRKLSQILSILIKGTLVWFLFFFAKYSLQAAEGALRVKATTIEITMYFPKLALPVGSVLILIHIIYLLAAEIQDLFPRAGKEAL, from the coding sequence GTGGGGAAACTGGTTGATGTTCTCAAGCGTATTAGCGATATACTGGAAAAATTTGTCGGCTATATCTGTATGGTTTTAGTTGCAGTTATGCTTACGGTTGTAATGGTCCAAGTTACTCTCAGGGCGGCCCGGGCGTCAGTGCCATGGTCCGAAGAGCTTTCCCGTATGCTGCTTATCTGGATCGGCATGCTTGGGGCCGGGATTGCTGCAAAGAATGGTCTTCATGTCGGAGTAGATTTTCTTATTACTGTTCTTCCGAGAAAATTAAGTCAGATATTGTCAATTCTTATAAAAGGTACTCTGGTCTGGTTTCTGTTCTTTTTTGCCAAGTACAGCCTGCAGGCAGCGGAAGGTGCACTGAGGGTTAAGGCCACTACCATAGAAATTACCATGTACTTCCCAAAGCTGGCACTGCCGGTGGGGTCGGTACTTATACTCATTCATATAATTTACCTTCTGGCGGCGGAAATACAGGATCTTTTTCCCCGCGCCGGTAAGGAGGCTCTCTGA
- a CDS encoding dihydroxyacetone kinase subunit DhaK, with protein MADGEMEIGMGIHGEPGIRKGPLETADKVVDEILDRFFRILVRKGGTRSLCLLTVLVLPPKRRTVYHLPSGESGAERERNHRY; from the coding sequence ATTGCCGATGGTGAGATGGAGATAGGTATGGGAATCCACGGCGAACCCGGGATTCGCAAAGGGCCCCTTGAAACTGCTGATAAGGTGGTGGATGAGATCCTGGACAGATTCTTCCGGATCTTGGTACGGAAAGGGGGGACGAGGTCTCTGTGCTTATTAACGGTCTTGGTTCTACCCCCTAAAAGAAGAACAGTATATCATTTACCTTCGGGTGAATCAGGTGCTGAAAGAGAAAGGAATCACCGTTATTAG
- a CDS encoding TRAP transporter large permease has translation MTAWIFVPFLVTLLVGVPIAFALGISATTFLIVWDKVPFTVIAQRFYSSVDVFVLLSIPFFILAGELMNKTGITTRLVKFAGLVVGRLRGGLAQANIGASILFAGLTGAGVSDTSAIGSILIPAMKEDGFEADYSAAVTAASSVIGPIIPPSIIMVVFGSIMGISIGALFAAGFVPGILVGLALMIMAYIIGVKRNHPYRKEKVGAMELIKGTKDAVLALLMPVIIIGGILSGVFTPTEAAAVATCYALVVGFFVFKTLKLKDIPACLLKSATTTSILILIVGFASVLSWTLSIERIPQALAKALVSANLGRVQFLLLVNVLLLFMGMIMETGANAILLGPILMPLAIRLGIHPVHFALIMLVNLNIGLATPPLGVCLFVACPIAGVSMMKISKAIAPFIVMEIAALMLITFIPDLVLFVPRLLGFA, from the coding sequence ATGACCGCATGGATTTTTGTTCCTTTTCTGGTAACACTCCTGGTTGGAGTCCCCATCGCTTTTGCTCTTGGAATCAGTGCGACAACATTTCTTATTGTATGGGACAAGGTTCCTTTTACCGTGATTGCCCAACGCTTCTACAGTTCGGTGGATGTCTTCGTTCTTCTTTCTATACCGTTTTTTATCCTTGCAGGAGAGCTGATGAATAAAACTGGTATTACAACCCGTCTGGTAAAGTTTGCCGGACTGGTTGTCGGCCGGCTGCGGGGAGGGCTTGCTCAGGCGAACATAGGGGCAAGTATTTTGTTTGCCGGTCTTACCGGAGCCGGGGTTTCCGATACTTCAGCTATCGGTTCAATCCTGATTCCCGCAATGAAAGAAGATGGCTTTGAGGCTGATTACAGTGCGGCGGTTACTGCTGCCTCATCTGTAATCGGACCGATTATTCCTCCCAGTATTATTATGGTTGTATTCGGATCAATCATGGGCATCTCAATCGGGGCACTCTTTGCCGCCGGGTTTGTACCGGGGATCCTTGTAGGCCTTGCCCTTATGATTATGGCCTATATTATCGGGGTTAAGCGGAACCATCCCTACCGGAAAGAGAAAGTAGGCGCAATGGAGCTGATAAAAGGAACGAAAGATGCAGTTCTTGCTCTGCTTATGCCGGTTATTATTATCGGTGGAATACTAAGCGGTGTTTTCACCCCTACTGAAGCGGCGGCGGTTGCAACCTGCTATGCACTTGTGGTCGGATTCTTTGTTTTTAAAACTCTGAAACTGAAAGATATCCCCGCCTGTCTGCTTAAGAGCGCCACAACAACCTCGATTCTGATTCTTATCGTAGGCTTTGCCAGCGTATTGAGCTGGACCCTCTCTATTGAGCGGATTCCCCAGGCTCTGGCAAAAGCTCTGGTAAGTGCCAATCTCGGCCGGGTGCAGTTCCTGTTGCTGGTAAATGTGCTGCTTCTTTTTATGGGTATGATCATGGAGACTGGTGCTAACGCAATTCTGCTTGGTCCCATTCTTATGCCGCTGGCAATACGCCTGGGAATCCACCCGGTGCATTTTGCCCTTATTATGCTGGTCAACCTCAATATAGGGCTGGCGACGCCCCCGCTCGGAGTCTGCCTGTTTGTTGCCTGTCCCATAGCCGGCGTCAGTATGATGAAGATATCAAAAGCAATTGCCCCTTTTATAGTAATGGAGATTGCAGCTCTTATGCTGATCACTTTTATTCCCGACCTGGTACTGTTTGTGCCGCGGCTGCTCGGATTTGCCTGA
- a CDS encoding glucose 1-dehydrogenase, with product MEKRHKDKVALVFGSASGIGKGVALRLAADGAKMVLSDISAEQLTGTVEECRACGTEAVSIAGDISKTEDIRKVVDFAVKSFGRIDFMVNAAGIVQSRELLEVEEKDWDRIIAINQKGTVFACQIVGQQMVDQVEALPEKERPLCGGKIINFSSIAGRRGRSFQVHYAASKAAIISITQSTAMALAPYGINVNAISPSVVKTPMWDASIKGKAESLGVSVEEATAEMITKIPLARIGTTEDIGGAVSFLCSTDADFITGQTLNVDGGFEMN from the coding sequence ATGGAAAAGCGTCATAAAGATAAGGTCGCGCTGGTTTTCGGATCAGCATCTGGAATAGGAAAAGGAGTCGCACTCAGGCTGGCTGCGGACGGAGCAAAGATGGTTCTATCCGACATAAGTGCGGAACAGCTTACGGGCACCGTTGAGGAGTGCCGCGCATGTGGTACAGAAGCGGTCAGCATTGCCGGGGATATCTCAAAAACTGAAGATATCCGCAAGGTTGTTGACTTTGCGGTTAAAAGCTTCGGCCGCATAGATTTCATGGTGAATGCTGCAGGCATTGTACAGAGCCGGGAACTTCTTGAGGTCGAAGAGAAGGACTGGGACCGGATTATCGCAATCAACCAGAAGGGAACTGTCTTTGCCTGCCAGATTGTCGGTCAGCAGATGGTTGATCAGGTAGAGGCCTTGCCGGAGAAAGAGCGGCCCCTGTGCGGCGGCAAGATTATCAACTTCTCCTCCATAGCAGGCCGCCGGGGACGCTCCTTTCAGGTCCATTATGCAGCTTCCAAAGCAGCAATTATCAGTATTACCCAGTCAACGGCCATGGCTCTTGCTCCCTACGGTATCAACGTTAATGCAATATCTCCCAGTGTGGTAAAGACTCCCATGTGGGATGCCAGTATCAAAGGCAAAGCTGAATCTCTGGGTGTTTCGGTGGAGGAAGCCACCGCCGAGATGATAACAAAAATACCCCTTGCAAGAATCGGTACCACAGAAGATATAGGAGGAGCTGTGAGCTTTCTTTGCTCAACTGATGCCGATTTCATAACCGGACAGACCCTGAACGTAGACGGCGGCTTCGAAATGAACTGA
- a CDS encoding dihydroxyacetone kinase subunit DhaK, whose protein sequence is MIYLRVNQVLKEKGITVIRAYLGEFATSMEMTGFSISVFKLDKELKQLPAKPADTPFFTQIQF, encoded by the coding sequence ATCATTTACCTTCGGGTGAATCAGGTGCTGAAAGAGAAAGGAATCACCGTTATTAGAGCCTATTTAGGTGAGTTTGCCACCTCAATGGAGATGACCGGTTTTTCAATTTCTGTTTTCAAGCTGGATAAGGAGCTCAAACAGCTGCCGGCCAAACCTGCAGACACACCATTCTTTACACAGATACAGTTTTAG